DNA from Ignisphaera sp.:
GTCTATCCACTAATTGACAGCTATGTAATGAAGATAAAATCTCAGAGATTAAAGAATAAAAAGCTCGTGATCTATGCTCCAATAGGTTTTTGTAGTGAATTTGGTAACCATTTCAATGATTTAATTGCATGCGTCGAAATATCTAAAAATACTGTAGCAAGCGCTGGTCTTGTTCAAATGGGAGATTTTAAAGTCAAATGGCTTCCAATGGATCATGGAGATATAGAGGCTTTTGGCATCTTCATAGCCATCAAATACAGAGAGAAGGAGGTAAGTATATTCTATTCAGGGGATGGCATATGTAAGGATGAGTGCTTAGAGTTTTTGAGAAGTGCAAAACCTTGTATCATAATACATGAAGCATCATTCCTCGACTATAAAGATGATGCTAAAAAAGCCAGGGAGAGGTTCCATGCAACTGTTGCAGATGCAGCTAATTTAGCTAGAGAGTCCGAAGCAAAAATGTTGATACTTACGCATATAAGTAGCAGGTATCGCAATGGAGAGATAAGCGATTTTGTTTCGCGGGCTAAGAGATTATTTGGAGGAGATATTTATGTAGCTTCCGATCTCTCGCAAGTTCAATTAGATAGGGTTATTTGTTAAGCGTGGTTGCCCGCGCCCGTTATTTTAGCTTCTTTTAATGACTTCGGCTACTCTGGTTTTTCTGGGCGCGGGCTTCCCCCTCAACACCCACTCACAGTTCGTGGGGTCATCGGGGGCAGAAATATTTATTAGGGTGGTTTGGTCTAGTTTAGTATGGGTTAGAGTCTGCCTAGGTAATGGGAGCTACGCTCCAAGCCTAGGCGGGTCTGTCGTAGATGGGAGGTGCGTTCCGTTCACCTCGACAGCCGCCCATGACTCCACGGGGGCAGGCAAGTCCCTGTGGGCGAGGTGGAAGTCCCTAGAGGACAAACCAAACTGTCCCAAACAACCATAATCAGTCCTCTAGGGACAAACGGCTTCATAGACGGGCACCACTTGGCCCGCCTCGCGGGTTCTGAGGACTGTTCTCCCGCCACTGGTGGCAACAAAGCCGTCATTGTGGCGGGAGAACAGGTTTAGGCAAGCAACGTATAGTAGCTAAAATACTTAAATGCCTTTCGTCTGGTCAACAGTCTGTAGGTGTTGGCAAATCCCATATTGGTTTGCCGTGAGACGTTTTTGGTGTTAGCCAGTCTATTATCAGCTCTATCTTATCACTTGAGATAACCATGTTTATCGGGCCTAGAGGGCTTTCATTATCTGAATCCACAAAACTTACAATTCCTTGATAAGCTGCTTGTTTATTCAGCTTAACTTCGATAACATTTCCTTTATAGTTCTTTAGAAGAATATTGCGTGCAGTGTCAAGAATTCTTTGTCTTCTTAGTATATCACGTAACTTTGTCAAGGCCTCTACGTTATTTTCTTCTATGATTATCAATTTTCTTTCATTACCCAGTTCTTCTACTTTAATATTTCTAAAATTGAAAATATTCTTAATCGCTTTGATGACTTTATTCAAATCCTCTGTTGGTCTAACCTCAGCCTCTATTCTTATGTACACCAACTTTTAAGCACCTCAATAAAAAAGTTCCTTGTTTCACTTATAAGCTCTTCAATTCTACCCTCATTAATTATGATTTTATCAGCCAAGGCTATAACATTTCCAAGACCCCACGAAAGCTCTTCAAGATCTCGTCTTCTAAAATCTTCTAATGTTCTTGGATCTCCTTGTCTTCCCCTAGCTAATATCCTTTCAAATCTCGTTTTCTGCGATGAGTGGATAGCTAAGATAAAAACTTTTTTATCGACTTGCTTGCCTATGGTTTCAATTTCGTCTAAGCTTCTGACACCATCTACTATGACTATACAGCTAGAACTGCATGCACGAGCTATTCTATCTAAAGCAAGTTTTGCAATAGCATCTTTTCCGAATTTTCTTCTCAATTCATTTGCAATATTAAGTATATTCTCTAAGGTTGGTTCCAACCCTCTTTGCGCAACCTCCTCTCTTACTACATCACCTAGGGATACTACTGGCAAACCTAGTTCCCTAGCTACATTAGCTACAACGCTTTTTCCAGCACCTGGTAACCCAGCTAGCACTATAACTACCTTGCATAGGGTTCCATAACTCAACATATTAACATCGCCTTTGGATAAACATTCTCTGTATTTTTTTATAAATCAAGAGTATGCCGTTCTTCAATAAAAATAGTCTTTAGCTCAATATTTATTTTTACATATTTCTAAATTCATTTGCAAATGCAAAATTGAAAGTCAGCAATCGCGAAGCTGTTTTTATCTCTATGGATCTAAGCTATATGAGTTTCATCTGTGGAGACGTTTAACTTAAATACTTAAGGCGAAAGATAAGATACTGAAGCTGTTGAGGTGCAAGTCTGTGAGCTATAAAGTAAAGGATATGAGTCTTGCTGAGAAGGGTAGAAAGCAGATTGAATGGGCTCGTATGCATATGCCTGTTTTAAGGATTATTGCAGATGAGTTTAGTAGAGAAAAGCCTTTAGATGGTATAAGGATCGCTGCTGTTCTGCATGTGACCAAGGAGACAGCAGTTTTGGCTGAGACATTAATGGCCGGGGGTGCAGAGGTCTGGCTTGCCGCCAGCAACCCCCTCTCTACACAGGACGATGTTGCAGCTGCGCTAGCCTCTGAGGGCGTTCATGTATATGCTTGGAGAGGTGAAACAGAGGAAGAGTACTTTGGCGCAATAAAAACTGTTGCTAGTGCAGAGCCACAGATAGTAATTGATGATGGCGGGGATCTGCATGCATATCTTCATAGTACTGCCCAAGAAATTGCAAAGAAGGTGTTTGGAGGCACCGAAGAAACTACAACAGGAGTTCTTAGGCTAAAGGCCATGGAGAAGCAAGGGATTCTGAAGTACCCTGTGATAGCAGTTAACAACGCGTTGACGAAATTCATGTTCGATAATAGGTATGGAACTGGTCAAAGCACAATTGATGGTATACTAAGAGCTACGAACATTCTCATAGCTGGTAAAATAGTTGTTGTTGCTGGTTATGGCTGGGTTGGAAGAGGTATTGCATGGAAAGCCAGGGGAATGGGAGCAAGGGTAATAGTGGCAGAAGTCGACCCCATTAGAGCTCTAGAAGCTGTTATGGATGGGTTCGAGGTTATGAAAATGGATGAAGCTGCTGAAATAGGTGATGTATTTATAACTGCTACCGGAAACATTAATGTTATAACAAAAACCCATTTTGAGAAAATGAAAGATGGGGCAATACTGGCAAACGCTGGTCACTTTGATGTGGAGGTCAGCGTAAAAGACTTAGAGTCAATGGCTATTTCAAAAAGAGAAATTAGAGATTGCGTGACGGAGTATATGCTATATAACAGGAAAAGACTTTATATTCTCGGAAGAGGGAGGCTTGTGAACCTTGTTTGTGCAGAGGGGCACTCAAGTGAGGTTATGGATATGAGTTTTGCGAACCAAGCTCTGGCAGCTAGATACATTGTTAAGAATAGAGAAGTTTTAGAGAAAAAGGTCTATAATGTGCCATTAGAAATAGATCGGAGAGTTGCAGAGCTAAAGCTACGGTCCATGGGCATAGAAATAGATGTGTTAACAGATGAGCAGAGGAAATACTTAGAAAGTTGGTTATAATCTCTAAATAGTTTTTCGTCAATCAAATTCCTTGAAATATAATCTACCAAGCAATGACGCAATTCTGTCTGCTACGTGAAGAGGGTATGGATAGGAATAATATTTACACATTTTTTTAAGAATTGTCTCCGCCAAACTTATTGGTAAACCAATGGAGTAATATCTCAAAGTTGTTTCCCCAACCTTTACAGTGTTGGAGTATAGATAAGCACGCTCTATGACTGAAAACCTATATGTATAATCAATAAAATGCTTTTTCAATGCAAAATAAATTTTCTCTAGATTAAGAGGATGTCTAAACATAGTTACTACTGGAATGGAGTATATATTGTAAATCCTAAATGGGTCAACAATATTAAATCCTGCGTATGTTATACCATCCAGAAATATTGCATCAATTTCATATCTGGAAGTAGCATTTTCAACTATTTCTATGGCTCTTCGGGTTCCATCTAGTGAATCTATTGTTATATAATTTAGGAGAACATCAATTATTTTATGGTTGCATGTTAGAACGCCAACTAGAAATGTTTTTCTTTTTGGCTCTAGTCTCTTATAAAGGACGTTAAAATAGCCATCATCTATTCCCAGAAAGCAACTGTGATACATATGGATCTTCACTGAGTGCTTTTACTACAACTTCTTCTGGGACCGCTAAGGATATAACTCTTGTTTTGCCATATCTTCCTCTACTTATGACCCTAGCCGTTATTATGCCTGTCAT
Protein-coding regions in this window:
- the ahcY gene encoding adenosylhomocysteinase, giving the protein MSYKVKDMSLAEKGRKQIEWARMHMPVLRIIADEFSREKPLDGIRIAAVLHVTKETAVLAETLMAGGAEVWLAASNPLSTQDDVAAALASEGVHVYAWRGETEEEYFGAIKTVASAEPQIVIDDGGDLHAYLHSTAQEIAKKVFGGTEETTTGVLRLKAMEKQGILKYPVIAVNNALTKFMFDNRYGTGQSTIDGILRATNILIAGKIVVVAGYGWVGRGIAWKARGMGARVIVAEVDPIRALEAVMDGFEVMKMDEAAEIGDVFITATGNINVITKTHFEKMKDGAILANAGHFDVEVSVKDLESMAISKREIRDCVTEYMLYNRKRLYILGRGRLVNLVCAEGHSSEVMDMSFANQALAARYIVKNREVLEKKVYNVPLEIDRRVAELKLRSMGIEIDVLTDEQRKYLESWL
- a CDS encoding RNA-binding domain-containing protein — encoded protein: MYIRIEAEVRPTEDLNKVIKAIKNIFNFRNIKVEELGNERKLIIIEENNVEALTKLRDILRRQRILDTARNILLKNYKGNVIEVKLNKQAAYQGIVSFVDSDNESPLGPINMVISSDKIELIIDWLTPKTSHGKPIWDLPTPTDC
- a CDS encoding AAA family ATPase → MLSYGTLCKVVIVLAGLPGAGKSVVANVARELGLPVVSLGDVVREEVAQRGLEPTLENILNIANELRRKFGKDAIAKLALDRIARACSSSCIVIVDGVRSLDEIETIGKQVDKKVFILAIHSSQKTRFERILARGRQGDPRTLEDFRRRDLEELSWGLGNVIALADKIIINEGRIEELISETRNFFIEVLKSWCT
- a CDS encoding DUF99 family protein, which codes for MYHSCFLGIDDGYFNVLYKRLEPKRKTFLVGVLTCNHKIIDVLLNYITIDSLDGTRRAIEIVENATSRYEIDAIFLDGITYAGFNIVDPFRIYNIYSIPVVTMFRHPLNLEKIYFALKKHFIDYTYRFSVIERAYLYSNTVKVGETTLRYYSIGLPISLAETILKKMCKYYSYPYPLHVADRIASLLGRLYFKEFD
- a CDS encoding MBL fold metallo-hydrolase, whose translation is MRLILLGTGATIPSSNRFLSSILLCSVRDCMLLDCGEGTQVRLIEAGIDLSKIAYIVITHLHGDHFYGVYPLIDSYVMKIKSQRLKNKKLVIYAPIGFCSEFGNHFNDLIACVEISKNTVASAGLVQMGDFKVKWLPMDHGDIEAFGIFIAIKYREKEVSIFYSGDGICKDECLEFLRSAKPCIIIHEASFLDYKDDAKKARERFHATVADAANLARESEAKMLILTHISSRYRNGEISDFVSRAKRLFGGDIYVASDLSQVQLDRVIC